In Moorella sp. Hama-1, a single genomic region encodes these proteins:
- a CDS encoding recombinase family protein, with the protein MWVTIKAELADVASGLNQKRRGLANVLKLAEQGEYKKLLIEYPDRLARFGYAYIERHLKYCGVEIIAIAEKEPEDAQSELVRDLLSIVTSFSARLYGARGGKKVRQGFRELMAGVERDGEAEKETD; encoded by the coding sequence ATGTGGGTTACCATCAAAGCGGAATTAGCAGATGTAGCCAGCGGCTTGAACCAGAAACGCCGGGGTTTAGCGAATGTCCTCAAATTGGCCGAACAAGGGGAGTACAAAAAACTGCTCATCGAATACCCTGATCGGCTGGCCCGTTTTGGTTATGCATACATTGAGCGGCACCTAAAATACTGCGGCGTAGAAATAATCGCCATCGCGGAAAAGGAACCGGAGGACGCCCAATCGGAACTGGTGCGGGACCTGCTGTCCATCGTCACCTCCTTTTCAGCCCGGCTGTATGGAGCCAGGGGCGGCAAGAAAGTCAGGCAGGGTTTTCGGGAACTGATGGCGGGGGTGGAGCGGGATGGGGAAGCAGAAAAAGAGACCGATTAA
- a CDS encoding ISNCY family transposase produces MSAKESRRVFVIEQAVNGKITNRQAAEVLDLSERQVIRLKERMEAEGVAGLAHKNRGRIPKQAAPKETREKVVMLARGPLRDASCQQVAELLEEFYETILSAKTVGRILKEAGIPLAHTHRAPKRQKSRDRMPQEGLLSQIDASPFAWLEDRGPELALHGSIDDATGKVQGLHFELHECLHGYLQLLSQVVQNCGVPRSLYSDRHTIFFSPKGDRLSIEEELAGQTAPLTQFGRAISELGINHIKARSPQAKGRIERLWGTLQGRLMIELRLAGISTLEAANAFLPGFRERFNRRFTVAPADPAPAYAPCPPPARLKQILSTREDRKASRGSSISYLGRTYQLVDTKGAVVPLQPRSTVEVLTHLDGSFSALYGGNYFALQEFTPALPVRAEEPKKAPASKAHTPAPDHPWRRIPINQTKKAMPLPMDNSLPLTQEG; encoded by the coding sequence TTGAGTGCCAAAGAGTCGCGTAGGGTGTTTGTCATCGAGCAAGCCGTTAACGGCAAAATCACTAACCGGCAGGCTGCCGAGGTCCTGGACTTAAGTGAACGCCAGGTCATCCGCTTGAAGGAGAGGATGGAAGCTGAAGGTGTTGCGGGCCTGGCTCATAAAAACAGAGGTCGGATTCCTAAGCAGGCTGCGCCTAAAGAAACTAGAGAAAAGGTGGTCATGTTGGCCCGGGGCCCTCTTCGTGATGCTAGCTGCCAGCAGGTGGCTGAGCTCCTGGAGGAGTTCTATGAGACCATTCTTTCGGCTAAGACCGTGGGCCGGATCTTGAAGGAGGCTGGTATTCCTCTGGCTCATACCCACAGGGCGCCCAAGCGCCAGAAGTCGCGTGACCGCATGCCCCAGGAGGGCCTCCTTTCCCAGATCGACGCCAGTCCCTTCGCCTGGCTGGAGGATCGCGGCCCGGAGCTTGCTTTGCACGGTTCCATCGACGATGCCACTGGCAAGGTTCAGGGGCTACATTTTGAACTCCACGAGTGCCTCCACGGTTACTTGCAGCTGCTGTCCCAGGTGGTGCAGAATTGCGGCGTGCCCAGGAGCCTATACTCTGACCGCCACACTATCTTCTTTTCCCCTAAGGGGGACAGGCTCTCGATCGAGGAGGAACTGGCCGGCCAGACTGCCCCTTTAACCCAGTTCGGCCGGGCCATCTCTGAGCTGGGGATTAATCATATTAAGGCCCGTTCACCACAGGCCAAGGGGCGCATAGAGCGCCTCTGGGGCACCCTCCAGGGCCGCCTGATGATTGAACTCCGCCTGGCTGGTATCTCTACCCTGGAGGCGGCTAATGCCTTCCTGCCGGGCTTTAGGGAGAGGTTTAACCGGCGTTTCACCGTTGCCCCTGCTGACCCGGCACCGGCTTACGCCCCTTGTCCGCCACCGGCTAGGTTGAAGCAAATCCTTTCGACGCGTGAGGATCGCAAGGCGTCCCGCGGTTCTTCTATCTCCTATCTGGGCCGCACTTACCAACTGGTGGATACTAAGGGCGCTGTCGTTCCTTTGCAGCCACGGTCGACTGTTGAGGTGCTGACGCATCTGGATGGTTCTTTTAGCGCCCTCTACGGTGGTAATTACTTCGCACTGCAGGAGTTTACCCCGGCTCTCCCGGTGAGGGCTGAAGAACCTAAAAAGGCTCCTGCCAGTAAGGCTCATACTCCGGCCCCAGACCATCCCTGGCGCCGGATACCTATTAACCAGACCAAAAAAGCGATGCCTTTACCTATGGATAATTCCTTGCCCCTTACTCAAGAGGGGTGA
- a CDS encoding YkoF family thiamine/hydroxymethylpyrimidine-binding protein, whose amino-acid sequence MFLACQLSLYPLGTAAYTPVIKEAVTALEQSGVEVEVNAMSTIIRGEEETVWRAARQLFRLAADRGEAVLVMTMSNRCGCQVARG is encoded by the coding sequence ATGTTCCTGGCCTGCCAGCTATCCCTCTACCCCCTGGGAACGGCGGCTTATACGCCGGTAATCAAAGAAGCCGTCACAGCCCTGGAACAGAGCGGGGTGGAAGTAGAGGTCAATGCCATGAGCACCATTATCCGCGGCGAGGAGGAGACCGTCTGGCGGGCGGCCCGGCAACTCTTCCGGCTGGCGGCGGACCGGGGCGAGGCGGTCCTGGTGATGACTATGTCCAACCGCTGTGGCTGCCAGGTAGCCAGAGGCTAA
- a CDS encoding nucleotidyl transferase AbiEii/AbiGii toxin family protein, giving the protein MPVEPWRELFRIALKMLAGRNITPDEWTFGGGTALALFLHHRESRDIDIFLSDAQLLTLLTPRLNKEVAAEVSDYSEGSSFLKLKYPEGEIDFILAPFLTPHPWTLKDLEGEKVRVETPEEIVVKKLFYRAETVRARDVVDTAAVFQARREDLLAAATVLAPRLTALQRRWERLQPAFSTEVEQLQVRTGGLAEKAPALFAAFLRAMWEVCSSYRQVNKYVKGQ; this is encoded by the coding sequence ATGCCCGTTGAACCGTGGCGTGAGCTCTTTCGTATAGCCTTAAAGATGCTGGCGGGCCGGAATATTACTCCTGATGAATGGACTTTCGGCGGCGGTACGGCCCTGGCCCTTTTCCTGCACCACCGGGAGAGCCGTGATATTGATATATTCTTAAGCGACGCCCAGCTCCTGACCCTCCTCACGCCGCGTCTGAATAAAGAAGTGGCGGCAGAGGTGTCTGACTATAGCGAAGGCTCCAGTTTCCTGAAACTCAAGTACCCGGAGGGTGAGATAGACTTTATTCTCGCCCCTTTCCTTACTCCTCACCCCTGGACGCTAAAAGACCTGGAAGGGGAAAAAGTGCGCGTGGAAACGCCGGAGGAAATAGTTGTTAAGAAACTATTTTACCGCGCCGAGACGGTGAGGGCCAGGGACGTAGTAGATACGGCAGCAGTGTTTCAGGCCAGGAGGGAAGACCTCCTGGCGGCCGCCACGGTGCTGGCACCGCGCCTCACTGCCCTCCAGCGGCGGTGGGAAAGGCTGCAGCCGGCTTTCAGCACTGAAGTGGAACAGTTGCAGGTGAGAACGGGAGGCCTGGCGGAAAAGGCACCGGCGCTTTTTGCGGCTTTTTTACGGGCAATGTGGGAGGTTTGTAGCAGCTACCGACAGGTCAATAAATATGTCAAGGGACAATGA
- a CDS encoding MerR family DNA-binding transcriptional regulator, whose protein sequence is MELLTISKAAKKLGVHPNSLRNWEKQGLIKPVRLPGGQRRYSMDELNRLLSSGQLFREPEAVVLYARVSTKKQADAGNLDRQMDRLRQYAQEHNFTIPYFAGQDHQIRNLFQV, encoded by the coding sequence ATGGAACTGTTAACCATCAGCAAAGCAGCAAAAAAATTGGGCGTTCACCCGAACAGCCTGCGTAATTGGGAGAAGCAGGGTTTGATCAAACCCGTTCGTTTGCCTGGCGGACAACGCCGGTACTCCATGGACGAATTGAACCGGCTGTTGTCTTCCGGTCAGTTATTCCGTGAACCGGAAGCGGTTGTGCTTTACGCCCGGGTATCCACAAAAAAGCAGGCCGACGCCGGCAACCTGGACCGGCAGATGGACCGGCTGCGCCAATATGCCCAGGAACACAACTTTACCATCCCATATTTCGCAGGGCAAGATCACCAAATTAGGAATTTATTCCAGGTCTAA
- a CDS encoding IS1634 family transposase has product MNLQSFLESFAQLPPKLQQRLAAELKIDVAKATPAGAVLIGFSLTQTFGVGETIDYLLREEHLSVQQMQDELAQGVTPRISTGTACEVLIADMLGCYKNLTRLYHLEEACEAWRVRDILGLPPEKLNDDRLGRALDTIGDNPTLMGDILQALVLKAAERFGIPLNRFYNDTTAIPVWGERQGNDKVQFGHGGLPGLQQLILNLTILAGPSLPVTADTDPGNVQGGPVFGRTLTAVSKLTRGEFEIIVDRGILSHYNMHLMLTEKRAFFIGPLKEELCRSWLLDTLRSAGANAFTPIAYRSKEEARKGQPSHYEALEATYSFRVELNRRKPREPRKKKGERRFAEYTIRAVIYRDNKKKQRDAEHRAKNITKVEARLQELQGKLNKRNLCTVTACQSQVREIFRGLPELRQAYKVTVETNVHGAVTLTWEKDEEVLQEAALTDGLFVLLTNHPIEAVDANELLTRYRGRNDIEMSYRFLKGALDLNQIFLRKPSRVDAYCYLKVLAMFVLNLAHWFLTKEGQKKMTPQKLQEVLGNTTIVEQRLEPFGIRHWVGTNVTEPIRILIELFHLPDPVAIVEAINAAIDYYQILNQWSQKVGRSC; this is encoded by the coding sequence ATGAATTTGCAGTCCTTTCTGGAATCCTTTGCCCAATTGCCCCCGAAACTACAGCAACGGTTAGCGGCGGAATTAAAAATTGATGTTGCTAAAGCGACTCCTGCTGGAGCAGTACTCATTGGCTTTTCTCTGACCCAAACATTCGGTGTAGGTGAAACCATTGATTATCTGCTCAGAGAAGAACATCTCTCGGTGCAGCAGATGCAAGATGAGCTAGCTCAGGGAGTAACTCCTCGAATTAGTACCGGGACCGCTTGCGAAGTGCTCATTGCCGATATGCTGGGTTGTTACAAAAACCTAACCCGGCTTTATCACCTTGAAGAGGCCTGTGAAGCTTGGCGCGTCAGGGATATCCTGGGCCTGCCGCCGGAGAAATTGAATGACGACCGGCTGGGGAGGGCCCTGGATACTATCGGTGATAACCCCACATTAATGGGAGACATTCTCCAAGCCCTGGTCTTAAAGGCAGCAGAACGTTTTGGCATCCCCCTCAATCGTTTTTACAACGATACTACCGCCATTCCGGTATGGGGGGAGAGGCAAGGTAATGATAAGGTCCAATTTGGCCACGGCGGCTTGCCCGGTTTGCAACAGCTCATTCTGAACCTCACTATTCTGGCGGGACCATCGCTACCAGTGACGGCCGACACCGATCCGGGCAACGTCCAGGGAGGTCCGGTATTTGGCCGCACCCTGACAGCGGTCTCCAAGCTAACCCGGGGTGAATTTGAAATCATCGTCGACCGCGGTATTTTAAGCCACTACAACATGCACCTGATGCTTACAGAAAAACGCGCCTTCTTTATCGGGCCGCTGAAAGAGGAACTCTGCCGTTCCTGGCTTTTAGACACCCTTCGGAGTGCAGGCGCAAACGCCTTTACTCCTATTGCCTACCGGTCCAAGGAAGAAGCCAGGAAGGGACAACCGTCCCATTATGAAGCCCTTGAGGCCACCTACTCCTTTCGCGTCGAATTAAATCGCCGCAAGCCCAGGGAGCCGAGGAAAAAGAAAGGCGAAAGGCGTTTTGCCGAATATACCATCCGGGCGGTGATTTACCGGGACAACAAGAAAAAACAACGTGATGCCGAGCACAGGGCGAAAAATATAACCAAAGTGGAAGCCAGGCTCCAGGAACTACAGGGTAAACTCAACAAACGCAACCTTTGCACTGTTACCGCCTGCCAAAGCCAGGTTCGGGAGATCTTCCGGGGATTGCCCGAACTGCGGCAAGCTTACAAGGTAACCGTAGAAACTAACGTCCACGGCGCCGTCACCCTTACCTGGGAAAAGGATGAAGAGGTGCTCCAAGAAGCCGCCCTGACAGATGGCCTCTTCGTTCTCCTGACCAATCACCCTATTGAAGCAGTGGATGCCAACGAATTGCTAACCCGTTACCGGGGTCGCAACGACATTGAAATGAGCTACCGTTTCTTGAAAGGGGCCCTCGATCTGAACCAGATCTTTTTACGCAAGCCCAGCCGTGTTGACGCTTATTGTTACCTGAAAGTACTGGCCATGTTCGTCCTTAACCTGGCGCACTGGTTTTTAACTAAGGAAGGCCAAAAGAAAATGACACCTCAGAAGTTACAGGAGGTATTGGGCAACACCACTATCGTCGAACAGCGCCTGGAACCCTTCGGCATCCGCCACTGGGTCGGAACTAATGTAACGGAGCCTATCCGTATTCTTATTGAACTGTTTCATTTACCCGATCCGGTGGCCATTGTAGAAGCTATCAATGCTGCTATCGATTACTACCAGATCCTTAATCAATGGAGCCAAAAAGTGGGACGTAGCTGTTGA
- a CDS encoding C40 family peptidase: MNRQAKRLPPPAELPPEAAPARAEGWYVGAAVADVRANPDQGAELVTQALLGDEVKFLREEGEWLQGQVPDGYIGWLPKKDLVKAAPPPVRDLVAVNVPRALLYQEPGSGTKAGEALLGTDLPLLAQEGDWVEVWLPGHQSAWVARRDIEFWPGGQLKEKRSGPDVIKVAERLRGVAYLWGGVSLYGIDCSGLTYIAYFLNGVKLPRDADMQFKVGRTVARQDLQPGDLVFFNTSGTGTQPTHVGIYTGNGQFLNSRSHQGVVVSRLDEPLFNAGYLGARRYLP; this comes from the coding sequence TTGAACAGGCAGGCTAAAAGGTTGCCGCCCCCGGCGGAACTTCCCCCGGAGGCGGCTCCCGCCCGGGCGGAAGGCTGGTATGTCGGGGCAGCCGTGGCTGATGTGCGGGCTAACCCGGATCAGGGCGCCGAGCTGGTTACCCAGGCCCTCCTGGGCGATGAGGTAAAGTTCCTGCGGGAAGAAGGCGAATGGCTCCAGGGTCAGGTGCCCGATGGTTACATCGGCTGGCTGCCAAAAAAGGACCTGGTTAAAGCCGCGCCTCCGCCGGTCCGGGACCTGGTGGCCGTTAACGTACCCCGGGCCTTATTGTACCAGGAACCGGGGAGCGGTACTAAAGCCGGAGAGGCCTTACTGGGTACCGACTTGCCCCTGCTGGCGCAAGAAGGGGATTGGGTGGAGGTCTGGCTGCCGGGCCACCAGTCGGCCTGGGTTGCTCGGCGGGATATTGAATTCTGGCCCGGGGGTCAATTAAAAGAAAAACGCTCTGGCCCGGACGTGATTAAGGTGGCCGAGCGCCTGCGGGGTGTGGCCTACCTGTGGGGTGGGGTCAGCCTCTATGGTATCGACTGCTCCGGTCTGACCTATATCGCCTATTTCTTAAACGGCGTTAAACTACCCCGGGATGCCGACATGCAATTCAAGGTTGGCCGGACGGTTGCCAGGCAAGACCTGCAGCCCGGCGATCTGGTCTTTTTTAATACCAGCGGCACGGGAACGCAGCCTACCCATGTTGGTATCTACACCGGCAACGGGCAGTTCTTAAATTCCCGCTCCCACCAGGGAGTGGTTGTCAGCCGCCTGGATGAGCCCCTTTTTAATGCCGGCTACCTGGGCGCCCGCCGTTACCTACCGTGA
- a CDS encoding Rpn family recombination-promoting nuclease/putative transposase, with amino-acid sequence MNRTNDYAFKRILGSEEGKEALLGFLNAVLKPPSGREFTYVELLDRELDPASLLDRGARLDVLARTVHGTLVNIEVQITNKYDIDRRTLFYWARLYQGQLGTGQRFIELRPTITINILGFNWFTDDERYQHTFHIREDESGQLLCNDLEIHFLELEKVKKLKRRPQDALEAWLMYLNNLEGEEMEAIAMENPAIRKALTIEEAFKRNEQERRLYELREKALRDEISMMAGARAEGKAEGKVEMAQEAICQYLEARFGKASRGLQKKVTQYNNLEVLTKIMNKIYTASSLEDARAIIEA; translated from the coding sequence ATCAACCGGACCAACGACTATGCCTTTAAACGCATCCTGGGTTCTGAGGAAGGCAAGGAAGCCCTGCTGGGTTTTCTCAACGCGGTGCTCAAACCCCCGTCCGGCCGGGAGTTCACTTACGTCGAACTGCTGGACCGGGAGCTGGACCCCGCCAGTTTGCTCGACCGCGGCGCCCGGCTGGACGTTCTGGCCAGGACGGTCCACGGCACCCTGGTCAACATCGAAGTCCAGATTACCAACAAATATGACATCGACCGGCGCACCCTGTTTTACTGGGCGCGGCTTTACCAAGGCCAGCTGGGCACCGGCCAGAGATTTATCGAACTGCGCCCGACCATAACCATTAATATCCTGGGCTTCAACTGGTTTACAGATGACGAGCGCTACCAGCATACCTTTCACATCCGCGAGGACGAAAGCGGGCAGTTGCTCTGTAATGATTTAGAGATTCACTTCCTGGAACTGGAGAAGGTAAAGAAGCTGAAACGGCGGCCGCAGGACGCCCTGGAGGCGTGGCTGATGTACTTAAACAACCTGGAAGGGGAAGAAATGGAGGCGATCGCTATGGAAAACCCGGCCATCCGCAAGGCCCTGACTATTGAAGAAGCTTTTAAGCGCAACGAGCAGGAGCGCCGGCTGTACGAATTACGGGAGAAGGCCCTGCGCGATGAAATCTCTATGATGGCGGGGGCCAGGGCGGAAGGTAAGGCGGAAGGTAAGGTGGAAATGGCCCAGGAGGCCATCTGCCAGTATTTAGAGGCCCGGTTTGGGAAGGCTTCCCGGGGTTTGCAGAAAAAAGTTACTCAATACAACAACCTGGAGGTACTAACTAAAATCATGAATAAGATCTACACTGCCAGTTCGCTGGAAGACGCCCGGGCCATCATTGAGGCATAG
- a CDS encoding helicase-related protein gives METAPVAPWPHQAMVVRRLVATWPYSYLLCDEVGLGKTIEAGLAFRSLYLAGLAKRILIAAPASLTRQWQRQMATKLLLSFGLARTTPEIAHEYIFPREEIRAATSIYDPDLVIISTGLLARRERAEGLKRAVPLAIALVDEAHAARRRNPAAGLTAHPDYGHLYIAIRDYLRPQARSLWLATATPMQINPVEACDLLALTNRAGAFQFDPSLTWQYYEILGKLVRGEEPGLQEWAFLRRAVQAVPKQDPLLWRYIEDCVIDGRIRVAVRQWLEYDRVPRGRDRELMGRLFFSAAPLSRVMLRHTRRLLEVYHAKGQLQQNLARRHILAMPTIKFNPLERRIYEQLEKYCNGLNKQIQGPSDHQTRQMMSFLLSFLRLRFASSTYALRETLRRRLTRVETTLRDQLVPEAEAAAGEDSLLADTVFAGEEEGDQIAAVSLLKNRSKADLEWERLQLQALLNDMADLSGPSSKMQVLLQYLDQRRDRQTGRLRQTVIFTRFYDTLTDIVGRLRQVNPEMRLGTYSGQGAAYFNPVKRQMLAVDREEVKERFLRGEIDVLVCTDAAAEGLNLQTADWLVNFDLGWNPMKIEQRIGRIDRIGQKHQDIYVLNLCYVDSAEEIVYNQLLNRLDQANIIVGPQQVSLLPVEPEEFQQLAEGIMTPDELEARLRERLELQRRQRESMEIKPEELYEIYNRWDQAGTDQQAPVTLAAIWEALQGSRYLRDLGCATATAAGKPLFTLSGIAGIPEGAVLTVSRDLYEEGLADGGTRVHFASYGDPFFDALLAHLGQFELPGCVQRLAVPVPGLNGVEVVGYAVACCAAGGGREVRLIRSWQDLAGLELAEEEILVPEEVAPLREELARLAVAEFQPSRAVAFIEKDNIHAARAQEMLDLLAIHSLLAARAPFFGEGALFRPVLREIESLFEDREQITVADVPAAILRPVAGELLFDCQVPAVGDKFALTVSRPLARAAMDAVNRLVDSMKTRRSDLRAATVLVRLQRALEARGKEIRSI, from the coding sequence ATGGAAACAGCGCCGGTGGCACCCTGGCCGCATCAGGCCATGGTCGTCCGCCGCCTGGTGGCGACCTGGCCCTATTCCTACCTTTTATGTGATGAAGTGGGATTGGGCAAGACCATTGAAGCCGGCCTGGCCTTTCGTTCCCTGTACCTTGCCGGCCTGGCAAAACGCATCCTCATCGCCGCTCCGGCCAGTTTAACCCGCCAGTGGCAGCGCCAGATGGCGACCAAGTTATTGCTATCCTTCGGCCTGGCGCGGACTACCCCGGAAATCGCCCATGAATATATCTTCCCCAGGGAAGAAATCCGCGCAGCGACCTCCATTTACGATCCGGATCTGGTTATCATCTCCACCGGCCTCCTAGCCCGTCGCGAGCGGGCTGAGGGCCTGAAGCGGGCAGTACCCCTGGCCATCGCCCTGGTAGACGAGGCCCACGCCGCCCGGCGGCGTAATCCCGCCGCCGGTCTCACCGCCCACCCGGACTACGGCCACCTCTACATTGCCATCCGCGATTACCTGCGGCCGCAGGCGCGCAGCCTGTGGCTGGCTACGGCCACGCCCATGCAGATCAATCCGGTGGAGGCATGTGACCTGCTGGCCCTGACCAATCGCGCCGGCGCCTTCCAATTCGACCCGAGCCTGACATGGCAGTACTATGAAATCCTGGGTAAGCTCGTCCGGGGGGAGGAACCGGGACTGCAGGAATGGGCTTTCCTCCGCCGCGCCGTCCAGGCCGTACCTAAGCAGGACCCTTTGCTCTGGCGCTATATCGAGGATTGTGTCATCGACGGCCGCATTCGCGTAGCGGTGCGCCAGTGGCTGGAGTACGACCGGGTTCCCCGGGGCCGCGACCGGGAATTGATGGGCCGCCTCTTCTTCAGTGCCGCGCCCCTGTCGCGGGTAATGCTGCGCCATACCCGGCGGTTGCTGGAGGTTTATCACGCTAAAGGACAGCTACAGCAGAATCTGGCCCGGCGCCATATCCTAGCGATGCCAACGATTAAATTCAACCCTCTGGAACGGCGTATCTATGAACAGCTGGAGAAGTACTGTAATGGGCTAAACAAGCAAATCCAGGGCCCAAGCGATCACCAAACCCGGCAGATGATGAGCTTCCTGCTGAGCTTCCTGCGCCTGCGCTTTGCCTCCAGTACTTATGCCCTGCGCGAGACCCTGCGGCGGCGTCTGACCCGGGTGGAAACCACCCTCCGGGACCAGCTGGTACCGGAGGCTGAGGCGGCGGCCGGGGAAGATTCCCTGTTAGCGGATACAGTCTTTGCCGGGGAAGAAGAAGGCGATCAGATCGCCGCGGTATCCCTCTTAAAGAACCGTAGTAAGGCTGACCTGGAGTGGGAGCGCCTACAACTGCAGGCTTTGCTCAACGATATGGCGGACCTCAGCGGGCCTTCATCGAAAATGCAGGTCCTCCTGCAATACCTGGACCAGCGCCGGGATCGCCAAACTGGGCGCCTGCGGCAGACGGTTATCTTTACCCGTTTCTACGATACCCTCACGGATATAGTGGGCCGCCTGCGTCAGGTTAACCCGGAGATGCGCCTCGGTACCTACTCGGGGCAGGGGGCCGCGTATTTTAACCCGGTTAAAAGGCAAATGCTCGCCGTCGACCGGGAAGAGGTCAAAGAAAGGTTCTTACGGGGTGAGATTGACGTCCTGGTTTGCACGGACGCTGCGGCGGAGGGTTTGAACCTCCAGACGGCCGACTGGCTGGTGAACTTTGATCTGGGCTGGAACCCCATGAAAATCGAACAACGCATCGGCCGTATCGACCGCATCGGGCAGAAACATCAGGATATTTATGTGCTGAATCTATGTTATGTTGATAGTGCCGAGGAGATTGTGTATAACCAGCTCCTGAACCGCCTGGACCAGGCCAACATCATCGTCGGGCCCCAGCAGGTATCCTTGCTCCCGGTGGAGCCGGAGGAGTTCCAGCAATTAGCCGAGGGGATTATGACGCCGGATGAACTGGAGGCCCGCCTCCGGGAACGCCTGGAACTACAGCGCCGGCAAAGGGAGAGTATGGAGATCAAGCCCGAAGAGCTCTACGAGATCTATAACCGCTGGGACCAGGCGGGCACGGATCAGCAGGCGCCGGTAACCCTGGCGGCTATCTGGGAAGCCCTGCAGGGATCCCGCTATCTACGCGACCTGGGATGTGCTACGGCAACAGCCGCTGGGAAACCGCTCTTCACCCTGTCCGGTATTGCAGGAATACCGGAGGGAGCCGTCCTGACCGTTTCCCGGGATCTCTACGAAGAGGGCCTCGCTGACGGCGGCACCCGTGTCCATTTTGCCTCCTACGGCGACCCGTTCTTTGACGCCCTGCTGGCGCACCTGGGCCAGTTTGAACTACCCGGGTGTGTGCAGCGCCTTGCCGTTCCGGTTCCCGGCCTGAATGGTGTGGAGGTGGTGGGCTACGCTGTGGCCTGCTGCGCTGCCGGCGGCGGGCGTGAAGTCCGCCTGATCCGGAGCTGGCAGGACCTGGCGGGACTGGAACTGGCCGAGGAGGAAATCCTGGTTCCAGAGGAGGTCGCACCGTTGCGGGAGGAACTCGCCCGCCTGGCAGTGGCGGAGTTTCAGCCCTCTCGCGCTGTCGCTTTTATCGAGAAAGACAATATCCACGCCGCCCGGGCCCAGGAGATGCTTGACCTTTTAGCGATCCACAGCCTGCTGGCTGCCAGGGCGCCTTTTTTCGGAGAGGGAGCGCTTTTCAGGCCGGTTTTACGCGAGATCGAGTCCCTGTTCGAGGATCGGGAACAAATTACCGTAGCCGATGTGCCGGCTGCTATCTTGCGGCCGGTAGCCGGGGAGTTGCTTTTTGACTGCCAGGTGCCGGCCGTCGGGGACAAATTCGCCCTCACCGTATCGCGGCCCCTGGCGCGGGCAGCCATGGACGCCGTCAACCGGCTGGTGGACAGTATGAAAACGCGCCGCAGCGACCTGCGCGCCGCTACGGTGCTGGTGCGCCTGCAACGGGCGCTTGAAGCCAGGGGGAAAGAAATACGTTCTATCTGA